The following proteins come from a genomic window of Larimichthys crocea isolate SSNF chromosome III, L_crocea_2.0, whole genome shotgun sequence:
- the mblac2 gene encoding acyl-coenzyme A thioesterase MBLAC2 produces the protein MSAADWYAHKSLGDGLFWIQERFYQSDNRANIWLLRGSHQDVVIDTGLGLRSLPEYIDVKGLLGKDPQRKNPLLAIATHAHFDHSGGLHQFQQVGVHSAEVDALANGDNFETVTWLSDREIAEAPSPGWRARHYKVKAVQPTHILQEGDVINLGDRQLTVLHMPGHSRGSICLHDRDNKLLFSGDVVYDGSMIDWLPYSHVSDYISSCERLVGLVDSEQVDQVLPGHYNTFGAKRLHRIASAYISRAGTCPAKFSTFAWSTLAGAALWACNPRSAC, from the exons ATGTCTGCAGCCGACTGGTACGCTCACAAATCGCTCGGAGACGGACTCTTCTGGATCCAGGAGCGGTTTTACCAGTCGGACAACCGGGCCAACATCTGGCTGCTGCGCGGCTCGCACCAAGACGTGGTCATAGACACCGGTCTGGGCTTGAGGAGCTTACCTGAATACATCGACGTCAAGGGGCTGCTGGGCAAAGATCCGCAGAGGAAGAACCCGCTGCTGGCCATCGCCACCCACGCCCACTTCGACCATTCCGGTGGTCTGCATCAGTTCCAACAGGTGGGCGTCCACAGCGCCGAGGTCGATGCCTTGGCCAACGGAGACAACTTTGAGACGGTCACCTGGCTCAGCGACAGGGAGATAGCCGAGGCTCCCAGTCCAGGATGGAGGGCAAGGCACTACAAAGTCAAGGCTGTGCAgcccacacacatactgcaggAGG GTGATGTGATCAACCTGGGTGACCGACAGCTGACAGTGCTCCACATGCCTGGCCACTCTCGGGGCAGCATCTGCCTCCACGACCGTGACAACAAGTTGCTTTTCAGTGGAGACGTAGTGTATGATGGCTCTATGATTGACTGGTTGCCCTACAGCCACGTCAGTGACTACATCAGCAGTTGTGAGCGCCTGGTGGGGCTGGTGGACAGCGAACAG GTCGACCAGGTCCTCCCAGGACACTACAACACCTTCGGTGCGAAGCGGCTCCACCGGATTGCATCGGCATATATAAGCAGAGCTGGAACGTGCCCTGCAAAGTTCTCCACGTTTGCCTGGAGTACTTTGGCCGGGGCGGCGCTGTGGGCATGTAATCCACGGAGTGCCTGCTAA